TTTGTGGCGTGATCAAAGTTCAAGTATTTTCTTCTCCTTTCTTTTTGGATATAATAGCACATTGTACTGGCTTCTGATTTCTTGCAGGGAGAAGGTGTAGGAGTTGGAACCTATTGCTAAACGTTGTTAGATTTTTTGTGTTTTGTGTTGATGTTATCCTCCCTTGATGTTCTTCTTTTGTTATGTTTAGTCATTTTATGTTAAGAGGTGCTAATTTATAAACAAGTTTTGAATGAAACTTATTTATCAAGGATTTAAGCTTTGATGGATTAAAACAACCCATGCGTTTCAACAAAATGACAGATTTTTAATCTTTAGGATGTGCTCAgtattttgttattttcagttggatatgaaactttaaaatatattgTCATTTACAAATGAAAAATTCGGGATTTGAAATCTACAAAAAAATCATTCAATCCAAACACAATTCTAGAGAATATTGGATGTGCAAACTTGTTTGTTTGAATGTAGGTTGAGCTGAACTAGATTATTGAACATCCAATAATTCTGGAAACACTTGGCATCAGTTACTTTTGCTGCGATttctcaccttcttttgttttGTTCCCCCCACCCCTCCCCTGGTGGTGGACATCaactttttttctatttttctgaatGATTCAGTGAAGGTGGGATATGAACTGCACTTATCAAATTTGGAGAAATTTGTGATGGATTTTTAGTATTGTTGCAGTCAGGAATGTGGCAAACTCTATTTGGATTCCTGTGACCTGTAGCTTTTTGTTTTCTGGATTATATATCCGTACTTAACACCCAAGAAATTATTCAAGTCTAAATATCATTTTGTTTCATCTCCAAGGTATGCAGATgagaaacttcagagatcttTTCATTCAGGAGGTGTTTCTCCTAGTCTTGCAAGAGTTATATGGATGCTGGCCGTCTGTTTAGTTTGCAAACAGAGACTTAATAATTGTGCATGTCTGGATTTGAAGCCATTGTCGATAAGGTTGAAAGAGCAATTTCCTTTGCTGATAGGACAAAATCACTTGATTCTATTTTATCTAATGAAAAAAGTGTCTTAAGTGAATTTAGTGGGGAGGATTCTCGAGCTGGATCGGTAACCAATGGCTTTAAAGTTGGTGAGTTATTTCTTCCCAATGGGGAGTCTTATTCTGGATCCCTACTTGGCAGTAAACCTGAGGGTTTTGGGAAATATGCTTGGTCAGATGGTATCAAATATGAGGGTGAATGGAGACATGGGATGAGGCAAGGATATGGCATACTTCACTGGCCTTCAGGTGCGCATTATGAAGGTGAGTTTTCAGGTGATTATATCCATGGAACTGGGACATATACCAGATCTGATGGAATGACCTACAAGGGTCGGTGGAGATTAAATCTCAAACATGGTTTGGGGTATCAAAATTATCCGAATAGAGATGTGTTTGAAGGATCTTGGATTAGGGGAACCCCGGAGGGACCTGGGAAGTATACCTGGGCGAATGGAAACGTGTATCTGGGAAATATGAAGGGGGGTAAAATGTCGGGGAAGGGAACTCTTAATTGGATTAACGGTGATTCGTTTGAAGGTAACTGGTTAAATGGCATGATTCATGGATTTGGAGTATACACATGGGTTGATGGTGGTTGCTACGTTGGAAATTGGACTCAAGGCCTGAAGGATGGGAAAGGAACATTTTATCCGAAAGGCAGTAGCCTTCCAGCTGGTCAGCAACTGTATCTTCATGCCTTGCGAAAGAAAGGGTTGTTACCTGATTTAAGAAAACAAAATCAGGTTTCCCATATTCACCAGGCAACATCAGTAGACATGGGAGATGTTGAGATTGGTGGAATCCGAAATTCTGTTTGGAATTCATCTGATAAACTCTCAGGGGGATTGTTAAATCTTGAGCAATCTCACATGAAAAATGTTTCCCTGAAAAGGAGCTGGAGTCTTGAAGTATCTATTGAGAAAGTTATTGGGCACTACAGATCATCGAGTACATCTGACACAGTTCTAGATGGAGGAGATAGTGGGATCAACATAAACCCTCCAATCTTGGAAAGAGAGTATATCCAGGGGATCCTAATCAGTGAGCTTGTATTAAGTAATCGTTTTTCACCATCATCTAGAAAAGCAAACAGGCGACAAAAAAGGCTTGCAAGAGAAATAAAGAGGCCAGGTGAACAAATTATTAAAGGCCACAGGAGTTATGATTTAATGCTAAGTCTGCAACTTGGGATCAGGTATGATGACTAATGTCAAGTGCTGATTACTTTCACGCCTTTTAGAAGTCCATCATTGGACATTTGTGATTATGCTTTTAGATTTCAAAGTTGGAAAATGTGTTTTGGATTTCTATCTGATTAAGGGGTAATCCTTGTTTTCTTTGTATTGCATGTCCTGACCTCCAGAACTGAACGCAGTTGTTCTTTTGCTAATTGACTGGTTTACTTCGTAAAAATCCTGGATTAAATCAATCAGGAATATAAATGAAGAGCCTTCTGGCATATTCGACTCGCTTGTTGAGTTCCCTTTTGAATCTTTTCGATTAATCTTTATTAGATCATAGAAATTATCAACAATGAAAAACATTCAAGTTTTTAAGGTTCTAGTGGAACTTCTTCTTTGGAAACAAGCTCTAACACTCCATAACTTGTTATTGTTTCGATAATTTCTGGTCAGTATAGACAAGCTCTTAAACTCTTGTCAAATTTAATTTCGTAGAAGAAATGATTTCTGAAAAACGAAGCTCAAACGCCCCATTTATGTGTGATTTTCATCTTGTGTGTAAAGACTAAAGAGGTGAATGAAAACGGACTTGGGAGTTAATGGCTGGTTTCATTGAAGTTATGATAGCGTGAATCATCACATCTCTTGGCTATGAATCATGTATTGCTTAAACAATTATATATCACGAGGAAATGTATACGTGTGAACATATAATAGC
This is a stretch of genomic DNA from Primulina eburnea isolate SZY01 chromosome 11, ASM2296580v1, whole genome shotgun sequence. It encodes these proteins:
- the LOC140804178 gene encoding LOW QUALITY PROTEIN: phosphatidylinositol 4-phosphate 5-kinase 9-like (The sequence of the model RefSeq protein was modified relative to this genomic sequence to represent the inferred CDS: deleted 1 base in 1 codon), whose product is MSGFEAIVDKVERAISFADRTKSLDSILSNEKSVLSEFSGEDSRAGSVTNGFKVGELFLPNGESYSGSLLGSKPEGFGKYAWSDGIKYEGEWRHGMRQGYGILHWPSGAHYEGEFSGDYIHGTGTYTRSDGMTYKGRWRLNLKHGLGYQNYPNRDVFEGSWIRGTPEGPGKYTWANGNVYLGNMKGGKMSGKGTLNWINGDSFEGNWLNGMIHGFGVYTWVDGGCYVGNWTQGLKDGKGTFYPKGSSLPAGQQLYLHALRKKGLLPDLRKQNQVSHIHQATSVDMGDVEIGGIRNSVWNSSDKLSGGLLNLEQSHMKNVSLKRSWSLEVSIEKVIGHYRSSSTSDTVLDGGDSGININPPILEREYIQGILISELVLSNRFSPSSRKANRRQKRLAREIKRPGEQIIKGHRSYDLMLSLQLGIRYTVGKITPIQSREVRATDFGPHASFWMSFPREGSQLTPPHQSEDFKWKDYCPMVFRNLREMFEIDAADYMMSICGNDALRELSSPGKSGSVFFLSQDDRFMIKTLRKSEVKVLLRMLLNYYRHVCTYENTLITKFFGLHRIKPSSGQKFRFVVMGNVFCTELRIHRRFDLKGSTLGRSADKVEIDENTILKDLDLKYCFYLEPSWQNVLLQQIEIDSKFLESENIMDYSLLVGVHHRAPHHLRSRLSYSQRISVDGLGIVAENESMEDEISPQGLVLVPRGADDKDVIIGSHVRGNRLRASSASGNEEVDLLLPGTARLQIQLGVNMPARAENISGGDDARIFHEAYDVVLYLGIIDILQEYNVSKKIEHAYKSINFNPLLISAVDPKFYSQRFLEFIQKVFPPNAVRG